The Caproicibacterium amylolyticum genome includes the window ATTGGAATGCAATGGCAGAAGATGACTTTGCGTGGTGGAAAAAGCGCATGGCATTTTCCGCAAAGATCTACGACATTGTCCGTGTTGACCATTTTATCGGCATTGTCCGGTACTATGCGATTCCCTATGGCGACCTCACCGCGGAAAACGGTGAGTGGCGCCGAGGCCCGGGTGCTGCACTGGTCAGCGCCATCAGCACAGTGATGGGGGACTCCAAGATTATCGCGGAGGACCTTGGCTGTGTGGTGCCGGAGGTGGAGCAGCTGCGTGACGCGGCTGGCTACCCCGGCATGAAGATTCTGGAGTTCGCGTTCGACAGCGGCAGCGCTAATACAAACCTGCCGTGCCACTACGAACCAAACTGCGTAGTGTACGGCGGCACGCATGACAATGAAACGCTTGCCGGCTTTTTCCCGCATCAGTCCCGCTACAGCAACCACTTTGCATGTGACTACCTTCATGTGCATAAGAAAAAGCATCTGCCTGCAGCCTGCATCCGTGCCGCTTATGAAAGCGTTGCGGATACTGCGGTGCTGCAGATACAGGATTGGCTTGGCCTTGGAAATGAGGCACGCACAAACTTTCCCTCAACCATTGGGACAAACTGGCGCTGGCGCTTACAGCCGGGCCAGCTGACAGAAACACTCAGCCGCAGAATGCACGACATGTGCGAACTGTATGCACGTCTGCCGCTGGTTGAACCGGAAGAACTGCCGCAGGATGAGGAAGAAAAACCTGCCGCAGAAAAAAGCAAAACCGAAAAAATTTTAAAGGCTTAAAGGAAGCAAAGGAGGACTTGCGTATGCAGCCATTTCAGGAAGCAATCGTTAAGAAGTTGAAGGAAGAGTATCACACCGAATTGGGCAAGGCAACAACCAAACAGCTTTACAATGCTGTATCCAAAGCAGCACTCGAAACCTGCTGGGACACTTGGCAGAAGCCAGTAACAGGCAAAACAGCCTGCTACCTTTCCGCGGAGTTCCTTGTGGGACGTTTGATTCACAGCAATCTGCTGAATCTGGGCCTGCTGGGAGAAACCGAAAACCTGCTGAAAGATGCCGGGATTAACCCCAATGTCTTTGAGGATGTGGAGGATGATGCTCTGGGCAACGGCGGCCTTGGCCGTTTGGCAGCCTGCTTCCTGGACAGCGCTGCTACACAGGGCGTTCCGCTGATGGGCTATGGCATTCGTTACCGTTATGGGCTGTTTAAGCAGCACTTTGCTTACGGCTGCCAGCAGGAAGAAGCGGACGACTGGCTTTCCTGGGGCGACCCGTGGAGCGTCCGACGCGATGACGAAAAAGTCCGCATTAACTTCGGTGACCAGAGCGTTTGGGCAGTTCCGTATGATATGCCAATTATCGGCTACGGCGGCAAGATGGTGAATACCCTGCGCCTGTGGCAGGCGGAGGCGATTGCGCCGTTTGACTTCAACCTCTTCAACGAGCAGAAGTATAACGATTCTGTGCAGCAGAAGAACGACGCGGAGGCGATTTCCGCTGTTCTGTATCCAAACGATGATACCGATGCCGGCAAGCGCCTGCGCCTGAAGCAGCAGTATTTCTTCTCCAGCGCTTCCCTGCAGACCATCTTTGCGGCTTACACCGCAAAGAACGGCACAGATTACAGCAAGTTTGCGGATACTTATGCGGTGCAGCTGAATGACACGCATCCGACCGTTTCCATTCCGGAACTGCTGCGTCTGCTGATGACGCAGGGACACCTGGAGTTTGAGCCTGCATTCCAGATTGTACAGAAGACTTTTGCTTACACAAACCATACGATTATGGCAGAGGCACTTGAAAAATGGAGCCTGTCGCTGTTCCAGTCCGTGCTGCCTGAAGTTTATCCTTATGTGGTGCTGCTGCAGAACCGCCTTTCCAATGAGCTTGTGAAAAAGAATATTGCCGAAACCAGCAAATACAACCTGATTCAAGATGGCATGATTCACATGGCGCGGATGGCAATTTACGCAACACATTCCACAAACGGCGTTGCGAAAATTCACACAGAAATCATCAAAAACAGCGCTTTGCCGGAGTGGTATGCGCTTTACCCGGAGCGCTTCAATAATAAAACAAACGGTGTGACCCAGCGCCGCTGGCTGGCACTCTGCAACCGCGAACTGGCAGCCTTTATCACCGACCGCATTGGCAACGGCTGGATTACCGACTTTGCGCAGCTTGAGAAGCTGAAGCCTTACGCGGAGGATGCCGCTTCCCGCAAGCAGTTCCTGCAGATCAAGCGCACAAAGAAAGATCAGCTGGCAGATTACATGTACCGCAAGGATAATTTCGGCCTGAACACCGGCAATATTTTTGACATTCAGGTAAAGCGCCTGCACGAGTACAAGCGCCAGCTGCTCAATGCATTCTCCATTCTGGACATTTACTTTGGCATTAAGGACGGCCGCATTAAAGAATTCAACCCGACCACCTTTATCTTTGGCGCCAAGGCTGCTCCGGGCTATTACCGTGCAAAGGGTATCATTAAGTTTATTAACGAGGTTGCAAACCTTGTGAATTATGACAACGATGTCAACCGCAAAATGCAGGTCATTTTTGTAAGCAACTACAATGTTTCCTACGCAGAGAAGCTGATTCCCGCCGCAGACCTCAGCGAGCAGATTTCCACCGCGGGCACAGAAGCTTCCGGTACCAGCAACATGAAGTTTATGATGAACGGTGCGCTGACACTGGGCACCTATGACGGTGCAAATATTGAAATCGTGCAGAACGCGGGCGAAGAAAACAACTACATTTTCGGCGCACGTGTGGAAGACCTTGAAAAAATCAAGGATTCTTATGACCCGAAGAAGCTTTATGCCGAGCAGCCGCGCATTAAGCGCGTAATGGATACGCTGATTGATGGCACCCTGACAGACGGCGGCACCGGCTGGTTCCAGGAGCTGTACAATTCCATTCTGGAGGGTGCCAGCTGGCACAAGCCGGATAATTACTATCTGCTGCTGGACTTCCTGCCGTACTGTGATGCTCGTCTGCAGGCAAACAAAGACTATGCAGACCAGGATGCCTTTGCAAAGAAATGCCTGCTGAACATTGCTGCAGCCGGTCCGTTTACCAGCGACCGTACCATTCAGCAGTATGCGGAAGAAATCTGGCACGTTTAAGATTCCTGCTGTTTGAATTTGTTTTTCCGTCTTAGTTTCTAATAAATGCAATGATACGAAAAAGCGTCCGGCCCAATTCGGGGTCAGACGCTTTTTCCTTTTTGATGGGATTGTGTTAATTGATAGCTGTCCTCTATCATTTCCTGCAGGTCACGAAGCGGTATAGCTTTGTTAGGGTACACGGTGTTCCAGTGCAGTTTGTTCATGTGCCACGCGGGTGTTACACCACTGTAGGTACTGCGCCAGAATTCGGCTTTTTCCGGTTCACACTTCAGATTGATGCACAGTTCACCGTTTAAGTGCAGAATCATGCCGAACCATTTGCGATTGCCGCGGTGCCGCAGTACAGGTGTGTTATCATCACGAAAAGGATAATCTACACACGCATCTGGAAACCGCAGACAGAGGTTTAAAAGCTGCTTTTCATTCATATAATTTCACCACTTTTTTCTATCATAACAAAAGCGGCTTTAAAAGAAAAGCAAAAAACAAAATTTTCGCATAAAACCGCGAAAAGTAACAAAATATTAGCAAAACGAAATAAATTTCGGGCATTTGGTTACAGATCCGTTCATTGACAGCCGCTGTTCAATCAGTCTATAATCACAGGTAAGGACAGTCGCTTTTTGGAAAGGGACTGCCGCAAAATTTACAAACCATTCCTGTTTTTAGGGAATGTGTGTAAACTTCAATATCGTAATGAAAGGGGAGAATACCCATGGAATTTTCATTCCCGAAAGTCGAACTCCATTTACACTTGGACGGTTCACTGGTTTTAACTGACGCATGGAAGATGGCAATACAACAAGGACTGGTTAGGGAAGAAGACGGCTTCCAAAGCTTTTGCCGAAAAATGCAGGTGCCGCAGTCCTGCCGCAGCCTTACAGAATATCTAAAATGCTTTGAGTTAGCGGATGCAATGCTGCAAACCGCCGACGCACTGGAGCGTGCGGCGGAGCAGCTGCTGATACAGCTTTCCGGGCGGGGTGTAGCCTATGCGGAATTGCGCTTTGCACCACAGCTGCACGGTGAAAAAGGTTTGACACAAGAGCAGGCGGTGCAGGCGGTTCTATGCGGTGTTCACCGCGCTGAGCGGGAAACTGACATTCGGGCAGGTGTGCTGTTGTGTGCGATGGTTACTACCGGCCAGCCGGATGTGGACAGGCAGAATGAGCGTACCTTTTACCTTGCGGCGGAATATCGCAAAGAAGGCGTAGCCGGGGTGGATTTGGCAGGTGCGGAAACCGCGCGGCCAATGGAAGACTTTCGCGGCCTGTTCCGCATCGCGCGAGACCTTGACCTGCCGTTTACGATTCATGCAGGAGAGGCAGGCGGGCCGGAAAATGTCCGTACCGCAGTGGAATTCGGCGCACGCAGAATTGGGCACGGATGCAGTGCAATTCGCTCTCCGGCAGTGATGGACTTGCTCAAGCGGGAACAGATTACTTTGGAAATGTGCCCAACCAGCAATTTGCAGACCGGTGCGGTGCCGTCTTTGCAGGAACATCCCATACGCCGTTTTGCAGAGTATGGGATTCCGGTAACTGTGAATACAGACGACAGCACCTGCTCCGGCACAACGCTGGACATAGAATACGAAAAAGTGATGCAGCTCGGTTTTACACAAAAAGATCTAGTGCGGATGAACTGCAATGCCGCAAAGGCTGCATTTCTACCCGAAAAAGAAAAAGCCGCGCTGCTTGCACGGCTAAAAGCATGGATGTAAAAATTCTTGTCAGACTTTCCACTTGAACAGCAGTACACCGCCAATCATCAGGGCAACACCGGCAAATTTTTGCCAGCCAAATGGAATCCTTTCAGAATCGAACCAGCCGAAAGCATCGATCAGTGCGGCCGCGAGCAGTTGTGCAATCAAAATGATGGAAATTGCCACGGTTGGGCCAAGCCCTTTGATTGCCAGCATAACCGTAATGGTGATGATAATGCCGAAAACGCCGCCAAGCAGATAAATCTTGCTGGTGTGCGCGACTGCGGCAAGATTTCCGCTTCCTAAAAACAGTACCGCCAGCACGGAAAGCACAAACGCGGTTCCCTGCACAATCATGTTTGCTTCGTAAAGTCCAACGCGGTCGCCAAGGCGGGTGTTCATAACTCCCTGCACGCTCATGGCAACGCCGGCAAGCAGGCTGCAGATGAATCCCAGCAAATATCTCCCTCCCAAATGGAAAACAGTTATAAAATCACTTTTCCCTTTTGAATTTCAAAAATTCAGGTTTTCTTGAAAAGTTCAGATTTTTACCGCATTCTGTGTTTCCACTGCTTTTCTTTGACAAATTTCATGTTGTAAAAATACAGAAATTTATGTATACTTGTGGGAAAATAAGCATTTGTACTGACAGAAGTTTTCCAAAAAGCGAAAACGCTGACCGGTACTAAAAAAGGAAAGGCGGTAAGAAGGATTATGCCACGTAGAAAAAAGGAAGAAAACATGAGTTTAAATGAGCGCATCGAGTTGGTGGATACGCAGATTTCGGAGTGCAAGGAATCACTGGTTTCTTTAAAAAGCCAGAGAAAAGAGTTAGAAAACGCCCGTGATGAGGAAGCAATGCAGAATATTTACGATTTTATCAAGGCATCCGATATGACGCCAACGGAGTTTCTTTCCGTACTACAGGAAAAAGCCGCGGGGCAGGAGGAATTGTAAATTCAGCGAATGATCTCAAAACGGCTTTCGCCGGGCTGCTCCGCAATCTTTTTACAGTCCAGTGCGTCCACTTGTGCAAAGGCGTTTCCATACTGTACTTCTTTTAAAAACTGTTCCAGTTTGCAGGCACTGCCCTGTACTTCCAGCGAAACGCTTGCATCCCATTGGTTTTTGACCCAGCCGGTCAGTCCGAGGTTTGCTGCGGACTGGCTTACATAATAACGGAAGCCGACCCCCTGCACCATTCCGGTCACTTTCACCCTGTATCGCATGATTTTATACACATCCTTTAAAAAACTAGCTGCTGGCATTCATTATAAAATGCCGCAAAGTCTGTTGCAATATGAATTTTTATGATAAAATAAAGGAGGAACCGTTTACCAGAAATCTGCCGAAAAATTTACCGGTGGATTTTTTACCACTCCGGCTCTTGATACAGACTAAGTAGGTTTGTACTGTCGGATGTGCCTGCTTTGTCTGTTCAGAGCAGAAAGGAGAGGACACAATGAAGAAGAAACATAAACGAAACTGTCCTGCATATGTCATGACTGCTTTGGTGGCGGCCGGTGTTGCGGCGGCAGTCACGATGCCGGTACATGCTGCCGGGGAGAGCAGCACCGCTTCTTTGCCGGATTCCAATACTTCTGTAAAATCTGCTGCCAATGTAACAACAGAGTCAGCCGTAAAGACGGAAGAAACCACGAGTGCTTTGACGCTGAGCCACAGTTCTCTGTTTTTTGGGGAACCGGGTGGCACGGCAAAATTCACCATCAAGGCGGCTAAGAACGCAGCTCCGGCAGTTGCCAGTTCTGACCCAGCAGTTGCCCAGGTGCAGGTCGGTGATTGGGACGAGCAGGCCGGGGGGTATGTGTGTACAGTTACTGCACAGGCAGCCGGAAAAGCGGTTTTAGTGGTAACGTTTGGCGAAGAAAAGAAGGAACTGCCGGTTACAGTAGAAAAAAAGGCTGTGGGAGACAATATTGATGTCTGGATGGACACTACCGGCCGCTATACATTTCAAGGGCTGGGTAAAAGTTACTCCCTGCTGATTAAAACTTCTTCCAATGTACTGCCGGTGTGCACCAGTGTAGATCCTTCCGTAATGACCGCATCTCAGCCGGTTTGGGATAGCCGCCTGAATGGGTATATGTGTAAGCTGACCTCCGTTGGTGAGGGTGAAACTGCCTTGACCGTACAGGCTGGCGGTACGAAAAAAGTGCTTGAAACGGCTGTGACGATTCCACCGACCAAACTGTGGATGGACACTTCCTCCTATCAGTTCTATTCACCAGGGCAGCAATACACAGTGCTGCTGCGCACCACACCGGATACAAAGCTGGCTGTTGCCACAAGTGATGTTTCTGTTGCGGCTGCCGGGCAGCCGGTTTGGAACAAAGGTGTGAACGGATATCTTTGCCGGCTGACCGCCGGAAAAGAAGGCGAAGCCACAGTAACCTTTACAGCCGGAAAAACGGTGCGGACCCTTACGGTAGAGGTTTCCTACAAGCCGGTTATGATTACCCGCGATACATATTCGTACACGTTCCGTACACCCGGACAGAAGTATACAATGTTTGTGAAAACAGCAACGAATATTTGTCCGCAGATTCTTTCTTCTGACGAAAAAGTGGTCACAGGCATTACCACCGTGTGGAACGCGAAGAAGAAAGGTTACTACTGCACCATGCAGGCCGGAGAGACTGCCGGAAAAGCAGACGTATCCATTACGGCAGGCAGTACAACCGTAACGGTGTCGGTGACAACAGATTTGAGAGCCGACACGATTTCGCTGGACACTTCCAGTTATCAGTTCCATTACCGGAACCAGAGTTATCAGATGCTGGCGAAATTTTCTTCCGGAGCGGTGCCGGTCATTTCCGTATCCAATCCATCGGTTGTGTCGGTGGGAACCAGTAAGGACAAATCCGGCAGCTTTTTCGTTTACGTAACAGCAAAGGCAAACGGTGAGGCAGATGTGTTTGTACGCGCGGGCAGTACAACCGCCAAAATGCACGCAGCGGTTGATTTTCAGCCGATTAACATTCTTTCCAGTACCGGAAGCTGCAGCTTTACCGGCGCATCGCAGAGCAGCATCATTACTTTTTACACTTCCTATAATCTTGCTCCAAAGTTTTCCACTTCCAACAGCCGAGTAGTTGCTGTGCAGAATTTGGGCTGGAGTACTTCTGCAAACGGTTACCAGTGCAAAGTGATTGCTGGTGGAGAGGGCAGCGCTTCGGTTACGGCAAGCATTGCCGGTGTTGCTGGAAAGAGTGTCAGTGCAACGGTAAAGTATCCGATGCCAACTACAGAGCAGTCCATGCTGCAGCACGCACAACGTTACAGCAGCGGTACAGGATACTTACTGACGGTGGATACAGCGAACCACCGTGTCGGTGTTTATACCGGCCGGCAGGGACACTGGAAGCAGCTTTACAACTGGGCCTGCGCGAATGGCGCGGCTGGAACGCCAACGGTAAAGGGCGAATTTACTGTGCAGGCACGCGGCTACTATTTTGATTCCGGTTACGCGCGGTGCTTTTACTACACACAGTTCTACGGCGGATATATGTTCCACTCTGTGCTGTACACCCAGACAGCAACACCAACTTCTACAATTGACGGCCGGGTCGGTATGGCGCTTTCACACGGCTGTGTCCGGCTGCAGCTTGCAAATGCAAAGTGGATTAACCAGAACATTCCGTGGAGCACAAAAGTCGCAGTTTATTGAAGTACCTAAATGAATCAATAGAAACGGCGCTTTTCGGGGCATGATTGCCTTGAAAAGCGCCGTTTTTTTATTTGTAACCTGCGCACAATTTGCTTTTTGCTGTTTTCTTAGAAAGTGACTACAGTGCGGCGTGCAGCTGGGAAAAATTTACTGTAAGGGCTTTGATACATATTCTACTTTGCAAACGGCTGAAAGCTGCGCAATTTGGAAACGACCTCAGGGATGACTTGCAGAAGACGTTCCACATCCGCTTCCGTATTCTGTACGCCGAGCGAAAGACGAAGCGAACTGCGGGCCTGTTCTTTGGAAAGACCGATTGCCTGCAGAACATGGCTCGGATCTATACTGCCGGCGGTACAAGCAGAACCGGAGGAAGCACAAATGCCCGCTTGGTCCAGCATAAGCAGCAGCGATTCCCCCTCAATGCCGTCGAAACGGAGATTCAGGTGCCCCGGCAGGCGGCTGTCCCCGCCGTTTCGGTGACAGCCCGGCACAGCGAAAAGCAGACCGCTTTCCAGCCGGTCACGCAGGGCACTGACGCGTGCAGCATCTGCTTCCAAAGAAGCGGTACGCCCTTTGAGCGCTGCGGCCATGCCGACGATACCGGCAATATTTTCAGTGCCGCCGCGACGTCCCTGCTCTTGTGCACCGCCGTCCATAAGGGGTGAGGGGTGCAGATTCCGGCGGATGTAAAGCACACCGGTTCCTTTTGGCCCGCCAAATTTGTGTGCGGAAAGAGAGAGCAGGCCAATGTTTTGCCGGTGCACATCAATCGGCAGGTGTCCTGCTGCCTGTACGGCGTCCGAATGAAATGGAACACCATGCTTTTTGCAGACATCAGCCAGTTTCTCGATTGGCTGAACAGTTCCCAGTTCGTTGTTTGCAAACATAATGCTGACCAGCGCGGTGTTTTCCGTAATAGCAGCTTCCAATTCCTGCGGCGAAACGTAACCCTCAGCGGAAACCGGCAGATAAGTCACATGAAATCCGTAATGTGCTAAAGCTTTACACGCATGTAAAACAGCATGATGCTCAAAGGCAGAAGTGATTATGTGCTTTTTGCCGTTTTCCGCTTGACAGCGGGCAATTCCTTTAATTGCCCAGTTATCGCTTTCTGTACCGCAGGCTGTAAAGGCAATCTCTTCCGGCTCTGCACCGAGGCAGGCCGCGATGTCATCACGTGCCTGCTCCACCGCTCTGCGGGCGCGGCGCCCCGGACCGTAAAGCGCAGAAGGATTTCCAAATTCAGTTGTTAGATAGGGCTGCATAGCAGCCAGCGCATTTTCGGAAAGCGGTGTAGTTGCCGCATTGTCAGCGTAAATCAGTTTCTGCATGACGCAGTTCCTTCCTTATTATAATTCTCCGTTCTTGATCCGTGTCCACTCGGAAACTGCCAAATGGTCACAGCGTTCATTTTCAGGGTGGCCGGCGTGCCCCTTGACCCAGACAAAGCGTACCTGATGCCGCTCTAATTGTACCAGCAGGCGTTCCCACAGGTCACGGTTCAAGGCGGGTTTGCCGTCAGCTTTTTTCCAGCCGCGCCGCTGCCAGGAGCGTACCCACCCCTTGGTGACAGCATCACAAACGTAGCGGCTGTCCGTTGTCAGGGTGACTTCACATGGCTCTTTCAAGCATGCAAGTGACTCAATAACGGCGGTCAGTTCCATACGGTTGTTGGTCGTGTCTGCTTCACCGCCGGAAAGTTCTTTTTCTGCCGTTTTGTAACGCAGAACAGCACCCCATCCACCCGGACCCGGATTGCCGGAGCAGGCACCGTCTGTGAAAATATCGAGATGTTTCATTGACTTTCCTTCCTTTCTGTTTGAAAGTGCCGGCAGCAGCACAAACTACTGATTGTGTAATTGCTGTGGCTGTGCCGGTGCTGGAAGTGGAATTCTAGTATAACACATTTCTGGTTTGCAGCAAAGCCCGTGCGGTATCCCCTTGACACTGGACGAAAATCACGTTACAATAGTTGAAAATGTAAGCGTGTGTCATGGTGTGGCTTTGTGCGACCATGTTATTTTACACGATTTTGCCGGTGCAGTGTGCGTCGGTAAGCTGTTTAGCTTTGAAGACGGATTTTTCTTTGGATTTCAGCGCAGAGGCGCTTTTTGTTTATGAAACCGCTTTTTTGGCGGATTTGAGCCAGTGTAAAAAAACTGGCTTGCGGATTGTTACGGAAATTTTTGGGCAGACAGGAGCGGACTCCTGTATTTTCTTATGCCCGTCAGATGTTTTTGCGGTGGAAAATGATTTCAAATACGATTCATTTTGCTGTAAAGAATACATAACCTGACAAAATTGAAATGCAGAAAAAGTATTATTGCAGGGTAAATTGGCTTTGCAGGTGTGGCTTTTTCTCTTTTTACTCAATTATAGGCTTTTATTGTGATTTATTTCATCATATAAGCGCTTCATGGAAAGCATAAGTACATGATGCGCCGCAGCAAGGGATTAACGGAAATTTGATGATTCCGGTTTGCAGTGGTACTGCAGCGGAAGATGTCGAAAAATAAATAAGAGAGCACTGGTGCCGCGCAGAGCCGCAGGCAGCAGGCTCTCCATAATGGAGGTTTTTTTGTGACAGAAGAAAAGAATAATACAGTCGTTGGGTCAGCAGACACGGTTCAGACTGCTTCTGCTGGTCAGCAGCCGCGCAGAAAGCCCGCTGATCAGGTTATCGGCGGCGGAACGGTACCGGTATCACCGGCTTCCCAACAGCCACGCCGTCCGCGCCGCCCCCAGCATCCGATGCAGCAGAACCGTCAGCAGCAGCCCGCCGCAGCAAAAGCGCCGCGGGAAGCAGCCGCACAGCAGCCGGCTGCTGCACTTGTTCCGGCAGCGGAAGATGCCGCTCATGCACCGCAGGAGCAGCCCCATCGCCGTCCGCGCCGCCCGCGTCAGAAGCGGGAGCCGGCAAAGCCGCCAATTCATATTGCTTTTCTGGGCGGCCTGAATGAAGTCGGCAAAAACATGACGCTTTTTGAGTGCCAGGGGGATATGTTTCTGCTGGACTGCGGCATGGCTTTCCCGGATGATGATATGCTTGGCATCGATTTGGTGCTGCCGGACTTTACCTATGTGGAGAAGAATGCAGACCGCATTAAAGGCATTGTGCTGACGCACGGACACGAGGATCATATCGGTGCGCTGCCATATCTGCTCAAGAAAGTAAATTTGCCCCTGTACGGTACTCCGCTGACACTTGGCCTTGTAAAGGGCAAGCTGAAAGAGCACGGATTGCTCAATAAAGTAAAAATGAATGTTGTGAATCCGGGGGATACCATTCGCTTCGGCTGCATCGGCGTGGAAATGATACATGTAAATCATTCTATTCCGGATGCGGTCGGCGTTGCAATTCATTCTCCAGCGGGGACCATTGTGCACACGGGCGATTTTAAAATTGACTGCACACCGGTTTGGGGCGAAATGATTGACCTTGGCCGCTTTGCGCAGCTTGGCAAAGAGGGCGTGCTGGCGTTGATGGCGGATTCCACCAACGCGGAGCGTCCCGGCTTTACCAAAACAGAAAAAATGATCGCCAATTCCTTTGAAAGCATGTTCCGGCGTGCAGAGAACAAGCGCATTATTGTTGCTTCTTTCGCAAGCAACATCAGCCGCGTGCAGCAGATTGTGGACTGTGCCGTTA containing:
- a CDS encoding glycogen/starch/alpha-glucan phosphorylase codes for the protein MQPFQEAIVKKLKEEYHTELGKATTKQLYNAVSKAALETCWDTWQKPVTGKTACYLSAEFLVGRLIHSNLLNLGLLGETENLLKDAGINPNVFEDVEDDALGNGGLGRLAACFLDSAATQGVPLMGYGIRYRYGLFKQHFAYGCQQEEADDWLSWGDPWSVRRDDEKVRINFGDQSVWAVPYDMPIIGYGGKMVNTLRLWQAEAIAPFDFNLFNEQKYNDSVQQKNDAEAISAVLYPNDDTDAGKRLRLKQQYFFSSASLQTIFAAYTAKNGTDYSKFADTYAVQLNDTHPTVSIPELLRLLMTQGHLEFEPAFQIVQKTFAYTNHTIMAEALEKWSLSLFQSVLPEVYPYVVLLQNRLSNELVKKNIAETSKYNLIQDGMIHMARMAIYATHSTNGVAKIHTEIIKNSALPEWYALYPERFNNKTNGVTQRRWLALCNRELAAFITDRIGNGWITDFAQLEKLKPYAEDAASRKQFLQIKRTKKDQLADYMYRKDNFGLNTGNIFDIQVKRLHEYKRQLLNAFSILDIYFGIKDGRIKEFNPTTFIFGAKAAPGYYRAKGIIKFINEVANLVNYDNDVNRKMQVIFVSNYNVSYAEKLIPAADLSEQISTAGTEASGTSNMKFMMNGALTLGTYDGANIEIVQNAGEENNYIFGARVEDLEKIKDSYDPKKLYAEQPRIKRVMDTLIDGTLTDGGTGWFQELYNSILEGASWHKPDNYYLLLDFLPYCDARLQANKDYADQDAFAKKCLLNIAAAGPFTSDRTIQQYAEEIWHV
- a CDS encoding MmcQ/YjbR family DNA-binding protein, with translation MNEKQLLNLCLRFPDACVDYPFRDDNTPVLRHRGNRKWFGMILHLNGELCINLKCEPEKAEFWRSTYSGVTPAWHMNKLHWNTVYPNKAIPLRDLQEMIEDSYQLTQSHQKGKSV
- the add gene encoding adenosine deaminase — encoded protein: MEFSFPKVELHLHLDGSLVLTDAWKMAIQQGLVREEDGFQSFCRKMQVPQSCRSLTEYLKCFELADAMLQTADALERAAEQLLIQLSGRGVAYAELRFAPQLHGEKGLTQEQAVQAVLCGVHRAERETDIRAGVLLCAMVTTGQPDVDRQNERTFYLAAEYRKEGVAGVDLAGAETARPMEDFRGLFRIARDLDLPFTIHAGEAGGPENVRTAVEFGARRIGHGCSAIRSPAVMDLLKREQITLEMCPTSNLQTGAVPSLQEHPIRRFAEYGIPVTVNTDDSTCSGTTLDIEYEKVMQLGFTQKDLVRMNCNAAKAAFLPEKEKAALLARLKAWM
- a CDS encoding DMT family transporter, with product MLGFICSLLAGVAMSVQGVMNTRLGDRVGLYEANMIVQGTAFVLSVLAVLFLGSGNLAAVAHTSKIYLLGGVFGIIITITVMLAIKGLGPTVAISIILIAQLLAAALIDAFGWFDSERIPFGWQKFAGVALMIGGVLLFKWKV
- a CDS encoding acylphosphatase, producing MRYRVKVTGMVQGVGFRYYVSQSAANLGLTGWVKNQWDASVSLEVQGSACKLEQFLKEVQYGNAFAQVDALDCKKIAEQPGESRFEIIR
- a CDS encoding L,D-transpeptidase; the encoded protein is MKKKHKRNCPAYVMTALVAAGVAAAVTMPVHAAGESSTASLPDSNTSVKSAANVTTESAVKTEETTSALTLSHSSLFFGEPGGTAKFTIKAAKNAAPAVASSDPAVAQVQVGDWDEQAGGYVCTVTAQAAGKAVLVVTFGEEKKELPVTVEKKAVGDNIDVWMDTTGRYTFQGLGKSYSLLIKTSSNVLPVCTSVDPSVMTASQPVWDSRLNGYMCKLTSVGEGETALTVQAGGTKKVLETAVTIPPTKLWMDTSSYQFYSPGQQYTVLLRTTPDTKLAVATSDVSVAAAGQPVWNKGVNGYLCRLTAGKEGEATVTFTAGKTVRTLTVEVSYKPVMITRDTYSYTFRTPGQKYTMFVKTATNICPQILSSDEKVVTGITTVWNAKKKGYYCTMQAGETAGKADVSITAGSTTVTVSVTTDLRADTISLDTSSYQFHYRNQSYQMLAKFSSGAVPVISVSNPSVVSVGTSKDKSGSFFVYVTAKANGEADVFVRAGSTTAKMHAAVDFQPINILSSTGSCSFTGASQSSIITFYTSYNLAPKFSTSNSRVVAVQNLGWSTSANGYQCKVIAGGEGSASVTASIAGVAGKSVSATVKYPMPTTEQSMLQHAQRYSSGTGYLLTVDTANHRVGVYTGRQGHWKQLYNWACANGAAGTPTVKGEFTVQARGYYFDSGYARCFYYTQFYGGYMFHSVLYTQTATPTSTIDGRVGMALSHGCVRLQLANAKWINQNIPWSTKVAVY
- a CDS encoding cysteine desulfurase family protein — its product is MQKLIYADNAATTPLSENALAAMQPYLTTEFGNPSALYGPGRRARRAVEQARDDIAACLGAEPEEIAFTACGTESDNWAIKGIARCQAENGKKHIITSAFEHHAVLHACKALAHYGFHVTYLPVSAEGYVSPQELEAAITENTALVSIMFANNELGTVQPIEKLADVCKKHGVPFHSDAVQAAGHLPIDVHRQNIGLLSLSAHKFGGPKGTGVLYIRRNLHPSPLMDGGAQEQGRRGGTENIAGIVGMAAALKGRTASLEADAARVSALRDRLESGLLFAVPGCHRNGGDSRLPGHLNLRFDGIEGESLLLMLDQAGICASSGSACTAGSIDPSHVLQAIGLSKEQARSSLRLSLGVQNTEADVERLLQVIPEVVSKLRSFQPFAK
- the rnhA gene encoding ribonuclease HI, with the protein product MKHLDIFTDGACSGNPGPGGWGAVLRYKTAEKELSGGEADTTNNRMELTAVIESLACLKEPCEVTLTTDSRYVCDAVTKGWVRSWQRRGWKKADGKPALNRDLWERLLVQLERHQVRFVWVKGHAGHPENERCDHLAVSEWTRIKNGEL